CGAACTCCGGCTCCCAGTTTTCGACAGCATCGTCTGCAATATGCTCTCGGCCGCCTTCGATCGCGTCAACCGCGAGATCGTTGATCATGTGGAAGATGCTGGCGGTGATCCCCTCGGTGATCTGTAGAATCCGCCGCAGTGATTTCGGCGTGAGCACCGAGGGTCGACGCAGCGGCGTATTGCGCAGGATCGACGCCACCAGCGTCTCGAACTGCTCGTTCGCGGCCCACCTGCTCAAGGTGAACTGCTCGAATCGGCGTGCAAGCTGGACGTCGCCACCGATCGCTTCGCGCGCGTCGTTGACGCCGAAGCAGACAAGCGAGATCTGTAGGCGGTTGCTCAGGAAGCGCAGCGTGTTCAGGACGATCCGCTGCTCGCGATAAGTTCCGGCGAGGATGTTGTGCACTTCGTCGATTACCAGCACCTGCACGCCGATGGCTTCCATGATGCGTAGCGCCGCCTGCTCC
This region of Mesorhizobium sp. NBSH29 genomic DNA includes:
- a CDS encoding TniB family NTP-binding protein, giving the protein MNDDVSHLTANAASLLVEMDERRIRAIRSRRWVLYPRAKQALDRLNRLLDHPRGTRMPSVAIYGDSGMGKTMIMKRFRDEHPPSFNPLTGTLKTPVLAMEMTSRPGERRFYAELLTLLGAPQRPRADIAQMEQAALRIMEAIGVQVLVIDEVHNILAGTYREQRIVLNTLRFLSNRLQISLVCFGVNDAREAIGGDVQLARRFEQFTLSRWAANEQFETLVASILRNTPLRRPSVLTPKSLRRILQITEGITASIFHMINDLAVDAIEGGREHIADDAVENWEPEFEAEAAFA